The following are encoded in a window of Desulfopila inferna genomic DNA:
- a CDS encoding sigma-54 interaction domain-containing protein: MASVPVNHNEDVLLRAISDGTASETGKRFFRALVQNLSQVLGTHGAWVTEYLPKRRRLRSLAFWLGGEFVDYYEYDVQGTPCEKLLREKKYLHIPDKVVDLFPQDPDLSKIGAVSYIGFPLLGEHNEILGNIAVVDTQPIPDSFRNLALFRIFAARATAELLRLRIEAELKDREEKLRGIFEGALDAIIELDKDFRIIMMNPSARKLFALADNDIVGNSFAGFLVKNDFQRLTYIIDTLNKRPHADRNIWIPKGLAAINSRGEEIRTEATLSQLEMKDAPCYVLICRHLDEQYQAFKIINSLKDETRYLRDEIKELYDQNTIIGRSEPFRRVLRLVSEVAPTDSTVLLYGETGTGKELIARAIHAASSRRQRPMITVNCAAIPESLMESEFFGHEKGAFTGATQRREGRFSLADGGTIFLDEIGDLSLELQSKLLRVLQEGEFAPVGSSRNIKVDVRVIAATNRDLSLAVRQATFRTDLYYRLNVFPVTIPPLRMRTDDIGPLAAHFVEKYAALMAKHIIPIPAGLVERLKQYDWPGNVRELQNVIERGVITARHGLLNLDYALPQTIAGVDSVRSESLPSSEGKIMPMSEFQQLERKNLMLALQQTQWRVAGKDGAARLLGLPPSTLQSRMKALGIRRPDLNIKHF; this comes from the coding sequence TTGGCATCTGTACCTGTAAATCATAACGAAGATGTCCTGTTGCGAGCCATTTCGGACGGTACTGCTTCTGAAACAGGAAAAAGGTTTTTCCGAGCACTGGTGCAAAATCTCTCTCAGGTGTTGGGGACCCATGGCGCCTGGGTTACCGAGTATCTCCCAAAAAGAAGACGCCTGCGTTCACTGGCGTTCTGGCTTGGCGGTGAGTTTGTCGATTATTATGAATACGACGTTCAGGGAACGCCCTGTGAAAAATTGCTCAGGGAAAAAAAATATCTGCATATTCCCGATAAGGTGGTCGATCTCTTTCCGCAGGACCCTGACCTGTCGAAGATCGGGGCAGTAAGCTATATCGGTTTTCCTTTGCTCGGCGAGCATAACGAGATACTGGGGAATATTGCTGTTGTTGATACGCAACCAATCCCCGATTCCTTCCGAAATCTGGCCCTGTTTCGAATTTTCGCAGCCAGGGCCACCGCCGAACTCCTGCGTTTGCGTATCGAAGCGGAATTAAAGGACCGGGAAGAGAAATTGCGGGGTATTTTCGAAGGTGCGCTGGATGCCATTATCGAACTGGATAAGGACTTTCGCATTATCATGATGAACCCGTCGGCGCGAAAGCTTTTTGCCTTGGCAGACAACGATATAGTGGGCAACAGCTTCGCCGGATTCCTTGTAAAAAATGATTTTCAACGGCTCACGTACATCATCGACACGCTGAATAAAAGGCCCCACGCCGATCGCAACATCTGGATTCCCAAGGGCCTTGCGGCAATCAACAGCCGAGGTGAAGAAATCCGTACGGAGGCGACACTTTCACAACTGGAAATGAAAGACGCCCCCTGTTATGTACTGATCTGCAGGCATCTCGATGAACAATATCAAGCCTTTAAGATAATAAATTCACTCAAGGATGAGACCCGGTATCTGCGGGACGAGATAAAAGAACTTTATGATCAAAACACGATCATCGGCCGGAGTGAGCCGTTCCGGCGGGTTCTGAGACTGGTGTCCGAAGTTGCTCCCACCGATTCCACTGTGCTTCTTTATGGCGAAACCGGAACAGGCAAGGAATTGATCGCCCGCGCCATCCACGCCGCCAGCAGCCGGCGGCAGCGCCCCATGATTACAGTCAACTGTGCCGCCATCCCCGAATCGTTGATGGAAAGCGAATTTTTCGGCCACGAGAAGGGCGCCTTCACTGGGGCTACGCAACGGAGAGAAGGGCGTTTCAGTCTGGCCGATGGCGGCACCATCTTCCTCGACGAAATCGGCGACCTGAGCCTTGAGTTGCAAAGCAAACTGCTCCGGGTATTGCAGGAGGGGGAATTTGCTCCTGTCGGTAGTTCGCGAAATATCAAGGTTGACGTGCGGGTCATCGCTGCTACCAACCGCGATCTTTCTCTTGCCGTCCGGCAGGCTACCTTTCGCACGGATCTCTATTATCGCTTGAATGTCTTTCCCGTAACTATTCCGCCGCTACGCATGCGTACAGACGATATCGGTCCTCTTGCCGCCCATTTTGTCGAAAAATATGCGGCTCTAATGGCAAAACATATTATCCCTATCCCTGCAGGCCTAGTGGAACGGTTGAAGCAATATGATTGGCCGGGAAACGTCCGCGAGTTGCAGAACGTGATTGAGCGGGGGGTGATAACCGCCCGCCACGGCCTCCTTAATCTTGATTATGCTCTGCCGCAAACCATTGCCGGAGTTGACAGCGTGAGATCTGAAAGCCTTCCTTCGTCGGAAGGTAAAATCATGCCGATGTCTGAGTTTCAGCAACTTGAGCGGAAAAACCTGATGCTTGCCCTGCAGCAGACACAATGGCGAGTTGCCGGAAAAGACGGTGCTGCCAGGCTTTTGGGCCTGCCACCCAGCACGCTGCAATCCCGCATGAAAGCCTTGGGGATACGGCGACCCGATTTAAATATCAAACATTTTTGA
- a CDS encoding DsrE family protein yields the protein MKNVIFSVLLATFFLLSPVGVFPGSAQAGEYEALEGVKSVSTMFDFRDGKPESASDHLKLIHETYKDQALLAISQKPKFVVVFMGPSPMVLSKNREKFSADEQKKLEEFDSTLSAMAQDGIGLEVCKAAIMYFGVDPQSIAPEIKQVKNGWISSIGYQQKGYSMIPVF from the coding sequence ATGAAAAATGTTATTTTTTCGGTGCTGTTGGCAACCTTTTTTCTCCTGTCTCCAGTCGGTGTTTTCCCTGGTTCCGCACAAGCCGGGGAATACGAGGCCTTGGAGGGTGTCAAGTCGGTAAGTACAATGTTTGATTTTCGCGACGGTAAGCCGGAAAGCGCTTCGGATCACCTGAAGCTGATCCATGAGACCTATAAAGACCAGGCTCTGCTGGCTATCTCGCAGAAACCAAAATTTGTCGTGGTCTTCATGGGGCCCTCACCCATGGTGCTGTCAAAAAACCGAGAGAAATTTTCTGCGGATGAACAAAAAAAACTGGAAGAATTCGACTCAACTCTTTCAGCCATGGCGCAGGATGGCATCGGCCTCGAGGTATGCAAGGCCGCCATAATGTACTTCGGGGTCGATCCGCAGTCAATTGCGCCAGAAATCAAGCAGGTCAAAAACGGGTGGATTTCTTCAATTGGGTATCAGCAGAAGGGGTATTCCATGATTCCTGTTTTTTAA
- the ypfJ gene encoding KPN_02809 family neutral zinc metallopeptidase, whose protein sequence is MRWRGNRKSNNVEDRRSERVSGVGGSRGGGMLRLLPMVFKLLGFKGAVILAVCVGAYGLFTGNLGNILAVLGLQQDATTSVSEAPLRETAEEKELVNFISVILADTEETWSTLFRQKGKTYQEPRLVLFRDAVKSACGMAHSAIGPFYCPGDHQVYIDLGFYDQLKNRFKAPGDFAQAYVIAHEIGHHVQTLLGISSKVHTAQSKLSKVEGNKLSVRQELQADCLAGVWANHANSTRELLEAGDIEEGLVAASAIGDDTLQKQSQGYVSPDSFTHGSAEQRVKWFKIGFENGGMDDCDTFNNF, encoded by the coding sequence ATGCGTTGGCGCGGAAATCGGAAGAGTAACAATGTCGAAGACCGACGTAGTGAGCGTGTCTCCGGAGTAGGCGGCTCACGCGGTGGTGGCATGTTACGTCTGCTGCCCATGGTCTTTAAGCTTTTAGGCTTCAAAGGTGCTGTAATACTGGCAGTGTGTGTGGGTGCTTACGGTTTATTTACCGGAAACCTGGGTAATATCTTAGCCGTCCTTGGTCTACAACAAGATGCCACCACCAGTGTGTCCGAAGCACCGCTTCGAGAAACTGCGGAAGAAAAAGAACTGGTAAACTTCATTTCAGTCATTCTGGCCGATACTGAAGAAACCTGGTCTACCTTGTTCCGACAAAAGGGTAAAACTTATCAGGAGCCACGCCTCGTTCTCTTTCGAGATGCGGTAAAATCTGCTTGCGGAATGGCTCACTCAGCCATAGGACCCTTCTATTGTCCAGGTGACCACCAAGTATACATCGACCTGGGTTTTTATGACCAGTTGAAAAATCGCTTCAAAGCACCTGGGGATTTTGCCCAGGCCTATGTAATTGCCCACGAAATAGGTCACCATGTTCAAACCCTATTGGGTATCTCCAGCAAAGTCCATACGGCTCAAAGCAAACTGAGCAAGGTGGAAGGCAACAAGCTATCCGTCCGACAGGAACTGCAGGCGGACTGCCTTGCAGGGGTCTGGGCCAATCATGCCAACAGCACCCGGGAACTCCTCGAAGCAGGTGATATAGAGGAAGGTCTGGTTGCTGCTAGCGCCATCGGTGATGACACCTTGCAGAAACAGTCACAAGGCTATGTTAGCCCGGATTCTTTTACCCATGGTAGTGCGGAACAACGGGTAAAATGGTTCAAAATTGGTTTCGAAAATGGCGGCATGGACGATTGTGACACATTCAACAATTTTTAG
- a CDS encoding DUF362 domain-containing protein, which produces MEKAKVYFTDFRTKAFGDGLPTKLKKLIKKAGIDQISMDGKFAAIKLHFGELGNISYLRPNYAKAVADMVKEMGGKPFLTDCNTMYPGNRKNALEHLECAWENGFTPLSVGCPILIGDGLKGTDDIDVPVVGGEYVKSAKIGRAVMDADVFISLTHFKGHEMTGFGGAIKNIGMGCGSRAGKTEQHSSGKAEIDETKCRGCLMCLKECANQGLAFDDEAKKMRVNEENCVGCGRCLGACNYDAIAFASFAAVELLNRRMAEYTKAVVDGRPCFHISLIVDVSPNCDCHGENDVPILPNLGMFASFDPLALDQACVDACLKAAPLPGSQLSENMAKPEFIDLCDHFTNSRPESEWRTCLEHAEKIGLGTREYELIVTE; this is translated from the coding sequence ATGGAAAAAGCAAAGGTTTATTTTACAGATTTCAGGACGAAGGCTTTCGGGGACGGGCTACCCACCAAACTGAAAAAACTTATCAAGAAAGCAGGGATAGATCAGATCAGCATGGATGGAAAGTTCGCTGCCATCAAGTTGCATTTTGGGGAATTGGGAAACATCAGCTATCTTCGTCCCAATTACGCCAAAGCCGTCGCCGACATGGTAAAGGAAATGGGCGGCAAACCCTTTCTGACTGACTGCAATACCATGTATCCTGGTAATCGCAAAAACGCTTTAGAGCATTTGGAATGCGCATGGGAAAACGGATTTACACCCCTGTCCGTCGGCTGTCCTATTCTCATCGGGGATGGATTGAAGGGAACCGACGATATTGATGTCCCAGTGGTTGGAGGTGAATACGTAAAGTCGGCCAAGATCGGCAGGGCAGTCATGGACGCTGATGTGTTCATCAGCCTGACACATTTCAAGGGGCACGAGATGACAGGTTTCGGCGGCGCCATAAAGAATATCGGCATGGGTTGCGGCTCCAGGGCCGGCAAGACAGAGCAGCACAGTAGCGGTAAAGCCGAGATCGATGAGACCAAGTGCCGTGGATGTCTCATGTGCCTGAAGGAATGCGCCAACCAAGGACTCGCCTTTGACGATGAGGCAAAGAAGATGCGGGTCAACGAAGAAAATTGTGTTGGTTGTGGTCGCTGCCTGGGAGCGTGTAACTACGATGCCATAGCCTTCGCCAGTTTCGCTGCCGTTGAACTCCTGAACCGGCGCATGGCAGAATACACCAAGGCCGTCGTTGACGGTCGTCCATGTTTCCATATTTCGCTGATTGTGGATGTATCCCCCAATTGCGACTGCCACGGGGAAAATGATGTTCCCATTCTGCCCAATCTCGGCATGTTTGCGTCTTTTGATCCCCTGGCTCTGGATCAGGCCTGTGTGGATGCCTGTCTAAAGGCCGCACCTCTTCCTGGCAGCCAACTGTCCGAGAACATGGCAAAACCAGAGTTTATTGATCTTTGCGACCATTTTACCAATTCGAGACCGGAGTCCGAATGGCGTACCTGCCTGGAACATGCAGAGAAAATCGGTTTGGGTACTCGGGAATATGAGCTGATAGTAACCGAATAA
- a CDS encoding PAS domain S-box protein, with translation MVEKRSYRELEKQVQELQAELEKSKRREEALSKSDRYYKALFEQGLDGVVVVDPETCRAVVFNDQVCQNLGYSRDEFAKLSIADIDALETEEEARIHIEKVLKNGSDDFQTLQRTKQGEIRHVHVTAKVIEVDGSKVYHCIWTDITDRRRAEEALRESETRFFSIFEYAPIGMAIVSPEGKFLKVNRATCDLLGYSELELLTKTYRDISHPDFLESDDAHLEQMLAGKIRIYQKEKRYIHKKRHAIWALLSVSLIWDQQQEPAYFISQLVNITDRKLAEEKLRLALQRLNFHMENSPLAVVEFNTAFEVIYWSRQAERIFGWNSQEIVGKKIDQVRWVHEDDVESVARLSKNMLNGRSTSNSMTNRNYSKDGSVLTCEWYNSVLLNGQGELVSVLSLVLDITERKRSETAVERQNTLLKGINRIFGAVVTSAGDKEFGGICLDVAEKITGSSISFLGEISPDGVLHDIAVSNPTWNACSVFKSGKIPKNFHTYGIYARVIVDGKPLLINNPASPPSDIVFPTGHPPLTSLLAAPLKHGEKTIGMVAVGNRKGGYGREEQAALEVLCQVITESLARRRTEEALREGEVRYRSLFMHSPDAIYINQQDRITLVNDACLRLFGAWTAGELLGKTPYDLFHTDYHQVIRERIRRMRHQGESQPLLEGKIVRLDGGIVDVEVIAAHFPFGGSKAIHVILRDITERRRAAENLQRSNKELEQFAYAASHDLQEPLRSIVGFLQLLQHNYGDQLDEKGRQYVERVVAAGHRMQIMIRDLLSLSRVTTSNGTFLPTNLNSLVKTVLDNLESTLQENHAEVVYADLPSLSVDSSQIQSLFQNLILNSIKYNMNPNPRVEIGCSPSGNFYQFFVRDNGIGISPRFYERIFIVFQRLHTAREYDGTGLGLALCRKIVERHGGKIWVESVPGEGSTFFFTLPAIR, from the coding sequence ATGGTTGAAAAACGTTCCTATCGGGAACTGGAAAAACAGGTTCAAGAATTACAAGCGGAGCTCGAAAAGTCCAAGCGAAGAGAGGAGGCCCTTTCCAAAAGCGATCGATATTACAAGGCTCTTTTTGAACAAGGTTTGGATGGTGTTGTAGTTGTGGATCCTGAAACCTGCCGGGCCGTCGTTTTTAATGACCAGGTCTGTCAGAATCTAGGGTATTCGCGAGATGAGTTCGCTAAGTTGTCCATCGCCGATATAGATGCTCTCGAAACGGAAGAAGAGGCGCGAATCCACATTGAGAAGGTATTGAAAAACGGGTCCGATGATTTTCAGACTCTCCAGCGCACCAAGCAGGGAGAAATCAGACATGTTCATGTAACGGCGAAGGTCATCGAGGTCGACGGCAGCAAGGTATACCATTGCATCTGGACCGACATCACAGACCGCAGGAGAGCGGAAGAGGCGCTGCGTGAGAGCGAGACTCGGTTCTTCAGTATCTTTGAATATGCACCGATTGGGATGGCAATTGTGTCGCCTGAGGGCAAATTTCTCAAGGTGAACCGCGCCACTTGCGATCTTCTTGGCTATTCAGAACTTGAATTGCTGACCAAAACCTACCGGGACATCAGTCACCCCGATTTCCTGGAGTCGGATGATGCCCATCTCGAGCAGATGCTGGCAGGAAAAATTCGCATCTATCAAAAAGAAAAACGCTATATCCACAAAAAGCGACATGCAATATGGGCGCTGCTCAGTGTCTCATTGATTTGGGACCAACAGCAGGAACCGGCCTATTTCATATCCCAGCTCGTTAATATTACCGACCGAAAACTAGCCGAGGAGAAGCTGCGCCTGGCCTTACAGCGTCTCAATTTTCACATGGAAAATTCTCCCCTCGCGGTTGTGGAATTCAACACAGCCTTTGAGGTTATATACTGGTCCCGGCAGGCTGAACGTATTTTCGGTTGGAATTCCCAGGAAATTGTGGGAAAGAAAATCGATCAGGTAAGATGGGTTCATGAAGACGATGTGGAGAGTGTGGCCCGGCTTTCTAAAAATATGCTGAACGGTCGCAGCACCAGCAACTCGATGACCAACCGCAACTATTCTAAAGACGGTTCAGTCCTAACCTGCGAGTGGTACAATTCTGTTCTGCTGAATGGCCAGGGAGAGCTGGTATCCGTTCTCTCTCTGGTACTGGATATCACCGAACGTAAACGCTCGGAAACGGCGGTCGAGCGGCAGAATACATTGTTGAAGGGCATCAACCGCATTTTCGGTGCCGTAGTGACCAGCGCCGGCGATAAAGAATTCGGGGGCATCTGCCTGGACGTGGCTGAAAAAATCACGGGCAGTTCGATCTCCTTTCTCGGTGAAATCTCTCCGGATGGAGTATTGCATGATATCGCCGTTTCGAATCCCACCTGGAATGCCTGCTCAGTGTTCAAAAGTGGAAAAATTCCGAAAAATTTTCACACCTACGGCATCTATGCCCGTGTAATCGTAGATGGTAAGCCCCTTCTGATCAACAATCCGGCCTCGCCTCCCTCCGACATTGTATTTCCGACCGGGCATCCGCCGTTGACCTCCCTGCTGGCCGCGCCGCTCAAACATGGAGAGAAGACGATCGGCATGGTCGCGGTAGGCAACCGCAAAGGCGGTTATGGCAGAGAAGAACAAGCAGCCCTGGAAGTCCTGTGTCAGGTGATCACTGAGTCCCTGGCCCGGCGGCGTACCGAAGAGGCCCTGCGGGAAGGCGAGGTCCGCTACCGCAGTCTGTTCATGCACTCACCCGATGCGATATACATTAATCAGCAAGATCGTATTACCCTGGTCAACGACGCCTGCCTCAGGCTGTTTGGTGCCTGGACAGCCGGAGAACTTCTCGGCAAGACGCCCTACGACCTGTTTCATACCGATTATCATCAAGTGATACGGGAGCGTATCCGTCGAATGCGTCATCAAGGTGAATCACAACCCCTGCTGGAAGGGAAAATTGTCCGCCTTGACGGCGGCATCGTTGACGTCGAGGTGATTGCGGCCCATTTCCCGTTTGGTGGGTCCAAGGCCATCCACGTCATCTTGCGCGACATCACCGAACGCAGGCGAGCGGCGGAAAACCTGCAACGCTCCAATAAAGAACTGGAACAGTTTGCCTATGCGGCCTCACACGACCTGCAGGAGCCGCTACGCTCCATTGTCGGCTTCCTTCAGCTTCTGCAACACAATTATGGAGATCAACTGGATGAGAAAGGCCGGCAATATGTCGAGCGGGTCGTGGCGGCCGGCCATCGAATGCAGATTATGATCCGTGACTTACTGTCTCTGTCGCGAGTGACGACCAGCAACGGCACGTTCTTGCCGACAAATCTCAACAGTCTCGTCAAGACGGTATTGGATAACCTGGAGTCGACCCTGCAGGAGAATCATGCCGAGGTCGTTTACGCCGACCTGCCGAGCCTATCCGTCGATTCCAGTCAGATACAGAGCCTTTTTCAGAATCTTATCCTGAATAGCATTAAGTACAACATGAACCCCAATCCCAGGGTAGAAATCGGCTGCAGCCCCTCCGGGAATTTCTATCAGTTTTTCGTCAGGGATAATGGCATTGGTATTTCACCCCGGTTTTACGAACGCATATTCATAGTATTTCAACGGCTTCATACAGCCAGGGAGTATGATGGCACCGGGTTGGGCCTGGCCCTGTGCCGGAAAATCGTCGAACGCCATGGTGGAAAAATCTGGGTTGAATCAGTGCCGGGGGAAGGATCGACTTTCTTTTTTACCTTGCCCGCGATCCGATAA
- a CDS encoding ABC transporter ATP-binding protein: protein MIALDLQNNSLSYGGNKVVDDVSFSAEAGEFFMILGPNGAGKSSLLKLIAGIEKSQFGQINILGRPKSTYSTRDLAKVIALVAQQAPIDFPFSVAETVLMGRSPHLGLLGIEAESDYALAREAMCFTGIEQFANRRLDQLSGGERQRVMIARAICQEPRIILLDEPTTALDPAHQLRIMDLMERFRQEKKTTVIMVSHDLNLAALYSDRLLLMKNGRVVVIGTPSEVFIPEYMEKSYECDLLIDENPVGNVPRVMPVPEKFKNDKSVNR from the coding sequence ATGATTGCTCTTGATCTTCAAAATAATTCTTTGAGCTATGGCGGAAATAAGGTGGTGGATGATGTGTCCTTTTCTGCCGAAGCCGGTGAGTTTTTCATGATACTTGGCCCCAATGGAGCAGGGAAGTCATCACTGTTAAAATTAATCGCCGGGATTGAAAAATCCCAATTCGGGCAAATTAATATTCTTGGCAGACCAAAATCAACATATTCGACCAGAGATCTTGCCAAAGTGATAGCTCTTGTGGCCCAGCAGGCACCGATAGATTTTCCATTTTCTGTTGCTGAAACAGTTCTTATGGGACGTTCTCCCCATCTTGGTTTGCTGGGAATTGAGGCTGAAAGTGATTACGCACTTGCCAGGGAAGCGATGTGCTTTACCGGGATTGAGCAATTCGCCAACCGGCGTCTCGATCAACTTTCAGGAGGTGAAAGGCAACGTGTGATGATTGCCCGGGCCATATGCCAGGAGCCCAGAATTATATTGCTGGATGAACCGACGACCGCCTTGGATCCGGCCCATCAACTCAGGATTATGGATCTTATGGAGAGATTCCGCCAGGAAAAAAAGACCACCGTCATAATGGTTTCTCACGATTTAAACCTGGCGGCCCTGTATTCTGACAGGTTGTTATTGATGAAGAACGGTCGTGTGGTAGTTATAGGTACACCCTCGGAAGTTTTTATTCCGGAGTACATGGAAAAGAGTTATGAGTGTGACCTGCTGATAGACGAAAATCCCGTAGGCAACGTCCCACGAGTGATGCCTGTTCCCGAAAAATTTAAAAATGATAAATCTGTTAACCGGTAA
- a CDS encoding FecCD family ABC transporter permease translates to MRNKTGNQTTRPISPITSIPSIAPITRKLPVVCSILTVVFILSILIALANGPSSISIGEIFAIVSGDEATSSTAATILWKIRLPRIILAAVVGATLSLGGMVFQALLRNPLAEPYILGISGGSAIGAISGIMMGLSFFPGVTFFSFLGSMLTLGAVLVLAGGRLSTRKDSLLLGGVMMNAFCGACIMFLISMSQGPQVQEIIYWLMGDLSMASSSNLFLLLLCFPCFVVILILARPLNIILTGRDSAIAMGVNVRLISAVLLITTSIMVSLVVCQSGLIGFVGLLIPHLFRMFLGSDHRLLAPSCILGGGSFLVLCDVLARALPEHGEMPVGVITALIGAPLFIFLLWRSRQ, encoded by the coding sequence TTGCGAAATAAAACCGGTAACCAGACCACAAGACCAATTTCACCAATAACCTCAATACCGTCCATAGCCCCAATCACCAGAAAACTGCCTGTCGTTTGCTCAATTTTAACTGTTGTCTTTATTTTGAGCATCCTGATTGCTCTGGCCAATGGGCCATCTTCGATCAGCATTGGAGAAATTTTTGCAATTGTCAGCGGAGACGAAGCCACTTCCTCAACAGCCGCCACAATTCTCTGGAAAATTCGCCTCCCGCGGATCATTCTGGCAGCGGTTGTCGGTGCCACTCTTTCATTGGGCGGTATGGTTTTTCAGGCATTATTGCGTAATCCACTGGCGGAACCCTATATTCTGGGCATATCCGGTGGTTCTGCCATCGGCGCAATCAGCGGCATAATGATGGGGTTATCTTTTTTCCCCGGAGTAACGTTTTTTTCATTTTTGGGGTCGATGCTAACATTAGGTGCTGTACTTGTTCTCGCCGGCGGACGTTTATCAACCAGAAAGGATTCCTTGCTTCTTGGGGGAGTGATGATGAATGCTTTCTGCGGCGCATGTATCATGTTTCTGATTTCAATGAGTCAGGGTCCGCAAGTCCAGGAAATCATTTACTGGCTGATGGGCGATCTTTCCATGGCAAGCAGTAGTAATTTATTTCTATTACTCCTGTGTTTCCCGTGTTTTGTTGTGATACTCATACTTGCCAGACCTCTTAATATTATTTTGACGGGACGCGATTCCGCCATTGCCATGGGCGTAAACGTTCGACTTATTTCGGCTGTTCTCCTTATCACAACTTCAATTATGGTAAGCCTGGTAGTCTGTCAATCCGGCCTTATCGGCTTTGTCGGATTATTGATACCCCACCTTTTTCGTATGTTCCTGGGATCAGACCACCGCCTGCTTGCCCCCAGCTGCATTCTTGGCGGTGGAAGCTTTTTAGTCCTGTGTGATGTGTTGGCCAGGGCTCTGCCGGAGCACGGAGAAATGCCGGTTGGGGTAATAACCGCACTCATAGGCGCACCACTTTTTATCTTTTTGTTGTGGAGGTCTCGGCAATGA
- a CDS encoding ABC transporter substrate-binding protein, giving the protein MKILGSLLLIYFFFLTLTVAPLCARLVVDQTGEKIELPAGPTRVLSLAPSLTEMVYSLEAEDKLVGATRYSNFPAAAKKLPRVGSYVQLDLERIVAIKPDLCIAIKDGNPRRTVDAIKALGIPVFAIDPRSIEQIMEAFLLLGDILGVSKKAEELVSDMEHRLLLVKEKVASSRTRPRVFFQIADSPIVSAGKDSYIDRIITLAGGSNLAGSLTEYPRFSWENIMLLQPEVVLISSMAGGKSPDLLKASWQRWSEIPAVKSNRIYVVNADLFNRPTVRLITGLEILAEILHPEDSGESLAK; this is encoded by the coding sequence ATGAAAATACTTGGATCATTACTGCTTATTTATTTTTTTTTCCTCACTCTGACTGTTGCTCCTCTGTGCGCCCGGTTGGTAGTTGATCAAACAGGGGAAAAGATCGAATTACCAGCCGGGCCTACTCGAGTTTTATCCCTGGCTCCAAGCTTAACCGAGATGGTTTACTCATTGGAGGCGGAAGACAAGCTGGTGGGAGCTACCCGCTACAGCAATTTCCCCGCGGCTGCCAAAAAATTACCCAGAGTTGGTTCTTACGTCCAGCTTGATCTTGAGCGAATAGTCGCGATTAAACCGGATTTGTGCATTGCGATAAAAGACGGCAACCCACGTCGAACGGTGGATGCCATTAAGGCTCTCGGTATTCCTGTTTTCGCCATTGATCCACGCAGCATTGAACAGATTATGGAAGCCTTTCTGCTGCTGGGTGATATCCTTGGGGTATCAAAAAAGGCGGAAGAGTTAGTTTCGGATATGGAACATCGGCTTCTCCTGGTAAAAGAGAAGGTAGCTTCCAGTCGGACAAGGCCGCGTGTTTTTTTTCAAATAGCTGATAGCCCGATAGTCTCGGCCGGAAAAGATAGTTATATAGATAGAATCATCACCTTGGCCGGCGGGAGCAATCTTGCCGGCAGCTTGACAGAGTATCCACGTTTTTCATGGGAAAATATCATGCTGTTGCAACCCGAGGTCGTATTGATTAGTTCGATGGCGGGAGGAAAATCTCCGGATCTTTTGAAAGCCTCCTGGCAACGCTGGTCTGAAATCCCTGCTGTTAAAAGTAACCGAATCTATGTGGTCAATGCCGATCTCTTCAATCGCCCAACTGTCAGGTTGATTACCGGCCTTGAAATTCTTGCCGAGATATTACACCCGGAAGATTCAGGAGAAAGCCTTGCGAAATAA
- a CDS encoding energy transducer TonB, with protein sequence MEGIKRFFLPAIAAIVLHGFLVSFDLPNQEILKPVLSGNPIEIEISSITSEIVVSEEVITQPKDPPKQHNEIIKPKQAKKKVSLLDKNKSDDFSNEKVEEQFNSTPESLPQPPKEIDKSSIRPKAAVTDNKKIENIPEDLPKEKNFATPIHKKAMPIYRQNKQPPYPAMAKRRGYEGVVLLNVLVDTEGMVSEIKIKNSSGHISLDRAALKTVKNWLFSPATEGGGRVVMWVDIPVEFQLR encoded by the coding sequence ATGGAGGGCATTAAAAGGTTCTTTCTTCCAGCCATCGCCGCTATTGTCCTGCATGGATTTTTGGTAAGTTTCGACCTGCCAAACCAGGAAATATTAAAACCGGTTCTCAGTGGAAATCCGATTGAAATTGAGATCAGTTCAATCACTTCCGAAATTGTTGTTTCGGAAGAAGTTATTACGCAACCGAAAGATCCACCGAAACAGCACAATGAGATTATCAAACCGAAGCAGGCAAAAAAAAAGGTCAGTCTCCTGGATAAAAATAAAAGCGATGATTTCAGTAATGAAAAAGTAGAAGAACAGTTCAACAGCACTCCTGAGTCGCTTCCACAACCGCCAAAGGAAATTGATAAATCATCCATAAGACCAAAAGCAGCTGTAACGGATAATAAGAAGATTGAAAATATACCTGAGGACCTGCCCAAGGAGAAAAATTTTGCAACGCCGATTCACAAAAAAGCGATGCCGATATATCGGCAAAATAAACAACCTCCATACCCTGCGATGGCGAAGCGGAGAGGTTATGAAGGTGTTGTCCTGCTCAATGTATTGGTGGATACCGAGGGCATGGTCTCTGAAATTAAAATAAAAAACTCCAGTGGGCACATCAGCCTGGACAGGGCTGCTTTAAAAACCGTAAAAAACTGGTTGTTTTCACCGGCAACAGAAGGTGGAGGGCGGGTTGTTATGTGGGTTGATATTCCGGTCGAGTTTCAGTTGAGATAA